A window of Panicum virgatum strain AP13 chromosome 8K, P.virgatum_v5, whole genome shotgun sequence contains these coding sequences:
- the LOC120643752 gene encoding FHA domain-containing protein PS1-like isoform X1 — MAAADGDAPIAAFAVSKAGVVFKHIFLNAPPAGEAAPRGGEGDGDEEEEEDPPVTVGRHPDCHVLVDHPSVSRFHLQLRARRRQRRITVTDLRSVHGTWVSGRRIPPHTPVDLAAGDTLRLGASKREYRLLWLSLREALEMEDAPYMPVLPEDKEEPHACQEASSQLVAPEQRDSADMRAYQETSQQVMLEEIAFPAEVIPSAPPLPDFDHSFSVEESSLSQFHENIEGVAEDKLVDKNPISQSFGSLIIQQMPAALPIAGRPAQSDLVSKRSKLKSVKSLRIDTGRSSDRSNALSYSVQKGEKNEILVCSQSCGAECAACVALFGISEYERAEEMEEMIAEVKDHMNPPARITMEGNKEEPNTENYVPQDSVDAKLQKRHGLFDSALPSRLKDDAFAEKEIPQWNAAAVSEESEPVPEFLVTPDMKQDGLVHLNLEGSISNKENMVANKIAENSENYQLRSTNCGNLFDNFDSEEIEESEEISPVDKENITPNVSGNILMERSHIGLKPTISQELMDSISPLNLDHDHLPENENSMLKAGNQMKNEPVSENLSPLTPVDKKLQKCETECMPISHLEFKDDIFPDRENSVLAPGNYEAISPVKQEDLFSDKENVTLASKVKPIVRRVLGSRMDNSVSAKNTSNKEKTKSEKLHTVDYDVFYSDKENLTPVSSGGMKARKCLPKNLIVDSDQDQEAFCSDKENLTPLSSAARKTRDMSENCAQVESTMTKKRAADRIPFQTLLSNSPLRPASSVDCNCVVARPADIAVGDLVIKLEDKLNNIAQNNQESGRAEQGMKAWTMVPNTDSLLDDESMKSIMLLKGIKGTHLFIPRIVIRELDSMKHRAGLFRRSTKATSTLQWIEECMATESWWIHVQSSSEMLPVAPTPPATPAAQRIDEEIKVGSGSFNPMALLTPRGLFSPRGFELADIVSPKPEDRVLDCALLLTKLRGGDHNVVVLSNSVALKIKAMAEGVVCEGAREFRESLMNPCSGRFMWAASAPRGPAWSRLDAAALAEDYYNSHHHQHLQARKRRPAAAAEAAKGLKLILRHNSLYAQATDAAAARMTPPLVWLASV, encoded by the exons atggcggcggcggacggggacGCCCCGATCGCGGCGTTCGCGGTGTCCAAGGCCGGCGTCGTGTTCAAGCACATCTTCCTCAACGCGCCCcccgcgggggaggcggcgccgcgcggcggggagggggacggggacgaagaggaggaggaggacccgcCGGTGACGGTGGGGCGGCACCCCGACTGCCACGTGCTCGTCGACCACCCCAGCGTCAGCCGCTTCCATCTCCAGCTccgggcccgccgccgccagcgccggatCACCGTCACCGACCTCCGCTCCG TGCACGGGACATGGGTGTCGGGCCGGCGGATCCCGCCGCACACGCCGGTGGATCTGGCCGCCGGTGACACGCTGCGGCTCGGCGCCTCCAAGAGGGAGTACAGGCTGCTCTGGCTGTCGCTGCGCGAGGCGCTTGAGATGGAGGATGCGCCGTACATGCCGGTGCTGCCTGAGGACAAAGAGGAGCCCCATGCTTGTCAG GAGGCCAGCAGCCAGTTGGTGGCTCCTGAGCAGAGGGATTCAGCAGACATGAGGGCCTATCAG GAGACAAGTCAACAAGTTATGTTAGAAGAAATTGCTTTTCCAGCTGAAGTGATCCCATCAGCACCACCATTACCTGACTTTGATCATTCCTTTTCTGTGGAAGAATCTTCGCTTTCCCAATTTCATGAGAACATTGAAGGAGTGGCAGAGGATAAGTTAGTCGACAAGAATCCAATTTCGCAGTCTTTTGGCTCTCTTATCATACAGCAAATGCCAGCTGCATTGCCAATTGCTGGAAGACCAGCCCAGTCAGACCTAGTGTCCAAGAGGTCCAAGTTAAAGTCAGTTAAATCACTTCGTATTGACACTGGCAGGAGCAGCGACAGAAGCAATGCTCTGAGCTATAGCGTTCAGAAAGGAGAGAAAAATGAGATTCTTGTATGTTCTCAGAGCTGCGGGGCAGAGTGTGCTGCCTGCGTAGCTTTATTTGGTATTTCTGAATATGAAAGGGCTGAAGAAATGGAAGAGATGATTGCAGAAGTTAAGGACCATATGAATCCCCCAGCCAGAATTACCATGGAGGGAAATAAGGAAGAGCCAAACACTGAGAATTATGTCCCACAAGATTCAGTTGATGCGAAGTTGCAGAAGAGACATGGCTTGTTTGATTCTGCTCTCCCTTCGCGTCTCAAAGATGATGCCTTTGCAGAAAAAGAAATTCCACAATGGAATGCTGCTGCTGTTAGTGAAGAATCCGAGCCTGTTCCAGAATTTCTTGTAACACCAGACATGAAGCAAGATGGTTTGGTCCACCTTAACTTGGAGGGAAGTATCTCAAACAAGGAGAATATGGTGGCAAATAAGATTGCTGAGAATTCTGAGAACTATCAGCTTCGCAGCACAAATTGTGGGAATCTATTTGACAATTTCGATTctgaagaaattgaagaaaGTGAAGAAATCAGTCCAGTGGACAAGGAGAATATCACCCCCAATGTATCAGGTAACATATTAATGGAGAGGAGCCACATAGGTCTGAAGCCTACCATTTCCCAAGAGTTGATGGATTCCATTTCCCCTCTGAATTTAGATCATGACCACCTTCCAGAAAATGAGAACTCCATGCTGAAAGCTGGAAATCAGATGAAAAATGAACCTGTCTCTGAGAATCTTAGCCCGCTAACTCCAGTTGATAAAAAATTGCAGAAGTGTGAGACAGAGTGTATGCCCATTTCACATCTGGAATTCAAAGATGACATCTTTCCTGATAGGGAAAACTCAGTGCTGGCTCCTGGAAATTATGAGGCTATCTCCCCTGTGAAGCAGGAAGATCTGTTCTCAGACAAGGAGAATGTGACTCTTGCTTCTAAGGTAAAGCCCATTGTTAGGAGAGTTCTTGGGTCAAGGATGGATAATTCAGTCTCAGCAAAGAACACTTCAAAcaaggagaaaacaaagtctgAAAAATTGCACACTGTAGATTATGATGTTTTCTATTCAGATAAGGAGAATTTGACCCCTGTATCTTCAGGAGGCATGAAAGCAAGGAAGTGTCTTCCCAAGAACCTCATTGTCGATTCAGATCAAGATCAGGAAGCATTCTGCTCTGACAAGGAGAACCTGACACCACTATCATCTGCAGCTCGGAAAACAAGGGATATGTCTGAAAACTGTGCACAAGTAGAAAGTACAATGACAAAGAAAAGGGCTGCTGATAGGATCCCCTTCCAGACTCTTCTGTCAAATTCTCCTTTGAGGCCTGCTAGTTCGGTTGACTGTAACTGTGTTGTTGCTAGGCCAGCTGACATCGCTGTTGGTGACTTGGTGATCAAATTGGAAGATAAACTTAACAATATTGCA CAGAATAACCAAGAATCTGGTAGAGCTGAACAAGGGATGAAAGCCTGGACCATGGTGCCTAACACAGACAGCCTTCTCGATGATGAATCTATGAAGTCTATTATGCTGTTAAAAGGCATAAAAGGAACTCATCTGTTCATACCAAGGATTG TGATCAGGGAGCTGGATTCCATGAAGCATCGTGCGGGCCTGTTCAGGCGGTCCACCAAGGCGACCTCCACGCTCCAGTGGATCGAGGAGTGCATGGCGACCGAGAGCTGGTGGATCCACGTCCAGAGCTCGTCCGAGATGCTCCCCGTCGCGCCGACCCCGCCCGCCACCCCCGCAGCGCAGCGCATCGACGAAGAAATCAAGGTCGGCTCCGGCTCCTTCAACCCGATGGCACTGCTCACCCCGAGAGGCTTGTTCTCCCCGAGGGGCTTCGAGCTCGCGGACATCGTCTCCCCGAAACCCGAGGACCGCGTCCTCGACTGCGCGCTCCTGCTGACCAAGCTCCGGGGCGGCGACCACAACGTCGTCGTCCTGTCCAACAGCGTGGCGCTCAAGATCAAAGCCATGGCAGAG GGCGTGGTCTGCGAGGGGGCGAGGGAGTTCCGCGAGTCCCTGATGAACCCTTGCTCGGGGCGGTTCATGTgggcggcgagcgcgccgcgGGGCCCGGCATGGTCGCgcctggacgcggcggcgctggccgagGACTACTACaacagccaccaccaccaacaccTCCAGGCGAGGAAGAggcggcccgccgccgcggcggaggccgccaaGGGCCTGAAGCTGATCCTGCGGCACAACTCCCTGTACGCGCAGGcgacggacgccgccgccgccaggatgACGCCGCCGCTGGTGTGGTTGGCCTCGGTGTGA
- the LOC120643752 gene encoding FHA domain-containing protein PS1-like isoform X2, which produces MAAADGDAPIAAFAVSKAGVVFKHIFLNAPPAGEAAPRGGEGDGDEEEEEDPPVTVGRHPDCHVLVDHPSVSRFHLQLRARRRQRRITVTDLRSVHGTWVSGRRIPPHTPVDLAAGDTLRLGASKREYRLLWLSLREALEMEDAPYMPVLPEDKEEPHACQEASSQLVAPEQRDSADMRAYQETSQQVMLEEIAFPAEVIPSAPPLPDFDHSFSVEESSLSQFHENIEGVAEDKLVDKNPISQSFGSLIIQQMPAALPIAGRPAQSDLVSKRSKLKSVKSLRIDTGRSSDRSNALSYSVQKGEKNEILVCSQSCGAECAACVALFGISEYERAEEMEEMIAEVKDHMNPPARITMEGNKEEPNTENYVPQDSVDAKLQKRHGLFDSALPSRLKDDAFAEKEIPQWNAAAVSEESEPVPEFLVTPDMKQDGLVHLNLEGSISNKENMVANKIAENSENYQLRSTNCGNLFDNFDSEEIEESEEISPVDKENITPNVSGNILMERSHIGLKPTISQELMDSISPLNLDHDHLPENENSMLKAGNQMKNEPVSENLSPLTPVDKKLQKCETECMPISHLEFKDDIFPDRENSVLAPGNYEAISPVKQEDLFSDKENVTLASKVKPIVRRVLGSRMDNSVSAKNTSNKEKTKSEKLHTVDYDVFYSDKENLTPVSSGGMKARKCLPKNLIVDSDQDQEAFCSDKENLTPLSSAARKTRDMSENCAQVESTMTKKRAADRIPFQTLLSNSPLRPASSVDCNCVVARPADIAVGDLVIKLEDKLNNIANNQESGRAEQGMKAWTMVPNTDSLLDDESMKSIMLLKGIKGTHLFIPRIVIRELDSMKHRAGLFRRSTKATSTLQWIEECMATESWWIHVQSSSEMLPVAPTPPATPAAQRIDEEIKVGSGSFNPMALLTPRGLFSPRGFELADIVSPKPEDRVLDCALLLTKLRGGDHNVVVLSNSVALKIKAMAEGVVCEGAREFRESLMNPCSGRFMWAASAPRGPAWSRLDAAALAEDYYNSHHHQHLQARKRRPAAAAEAAKGLKLILRHNSLYAQATDAAAARMTPPLVWLASV; this is translated from the exons atggcggcggcggacggggacGCCCCGATCGCGGCGTTCGCGGTGTCCAAGGCCGGCGTCGTGTTCAAGCACATCTTCCTCAACGCGCCCcccgcgggggaggcggcgccgcgcggcggggagggggacggggacgaagaggaggaggaggacccgcCGGTGACGGTGGGGCGGCACCCCGACTGCCACGTGCTCGTCGACCACCCCAGCGTCAGCCGCTTCCATCTCCAGCTccgggcccgccgccgccagcgccggatCACCGTCACCGACCTCCGCTCCG TGCACGGGACATGGGTGTCGGGCCGGCGGATCCCGCCGCACACGCCGGTGGATCTGGCCGCCGGTGACACGCTGCGGCTCGGCGCCTCCAAGAGGGAGTACAGGCTGCTCTGGCTGTCGCTGCGCGAGGCGCTTGAGATGGAGGATGCGCCGTACATGCCGGTGCTGCCTGAGGACAAAGAGGAGCCCCATGCTTGTCAG GAGGCCAGCAGCCAGTTGGTGGCTCCTGAGCAGAGGGATTCAGCAGACATGAGGGCCTATCAG GAGACAAGTCAACAAGTTATGTTAGAAGAAATTGCTTTTCCAGCTGAAGTGATCCCATCAGCACCACCATTACCTGACTTTGATCATTCCTTTTCTGTGGAAGAATCTTCGCTTTCCCAATTTCATGAGAACATTGAAGGAGTGGCAGAGGATAAGTTAGTCGACAAGAATCCAATTTCGCAGTCTTTTGGCTCTCTTATCATACAGCAAATGCCAGCTGCATTGCCAATTGCTGGAAGACCAGCCCAGTCAGACCTAGTGTCCAAGAGGTCCAAGTTAAAGTCAGTTAAATCACTTCGTATTGACACTGGCAGGAGCAGCGACAGAAGCAATGCTCTGAGCTATAGCGTTCAGAAAGGAGAGAAAAATGAGATTCTTGTATGTTCTCAGAGCTGCGGGGCAGAGTGTGCTGCCTGCGTAGCTTTATTTGGTATTTCTGAATATGAAAGGGCTGAAGAAATGGAAGAGATGATTGCAGAAGTTAAGGACCATATGAATCCCCCAGCCAGAATTACCATGGAGGGAAATAAGGAAGAGCCAAACACTGAGAATTATGTCCCACAAGATTCAGTTGATGCGAAGTTGCAGAAGAGACATGGCTTGTTTGATTCTGCTCTCCCTTCGCGTCTCAAAGATGATGCCTTTGCAGAAAAAGAAATTCCACAATGGAATGCTGCTGCTGTTAGTGAAGAATCCGAGCCTGTTCCAGAATTTCTTGTAACACCAGACATGAAGCAAGATGGTTTGGTCCACCTTAACTTGGAGGGAAGTATCTCAAACAAGGAGAATATGGTGGCAAATAAGATTGCTGAGAATTCTGAGAACTATCAGCTTCGCAGCACAAATTGTGGGAATCTATTTGACAATTTCGATTctgaagaaattgaagaaaGTGAAGAAATCAGTCCAGTGGACAAGGAGAATATCACCCCCAATGTATCAGGTAACATATTAATGGAGAGGAGCCACATAGGTCTGAAGCCTACCATTTCCCAAGAGTTGATGGATTCCATTTCCCCTCTGAATTTAGATCATGACCACCTTCCAGAAAATGAGAACTCCATGCTGAAAGCTGGAAATCAGATGAAAAATGAACCTGTCTCTGAGAATCTTAGCCCGCTAACTCCAGTTGATAAAAAATTGCAGAAGTGTGAGACAGAGTGTATGCCCATTTCACATCTGGAATTCAAAGATGACATCTTTCCTGATAGGGAAAACTCAGTGCTGGCTCCTGGAAATTATGAGGCTATCTCCCCTGTGAAGCAGGAAGATCTGTTCTCAGACAAGGAGAATGTGACTCTTGCTTCTAAGGTAAAGCCCATTGTTAGGAGAGTTCTTGGGTCAAGGATGGATAATTCAGTCTCAGCAAAGAACACTTCAAAcaaggagaaaacaaagtctgAAAAATTGCACACTGTAGATTATGATGTTTTCTATTCAGATAAGGAGAATTTGACCCCTGTATCTTCAGGAGGCATGAAAGCAAGGAAGTGTCTTCCCAAGAACCTCATTGTCGATTCAGATCAAGATCAGGAAGCATTCTGCTCTGACAAGGAGAACCTGACACCACTATCATCTGCAGCTCGGAAAACAAGGGATATGTCTGAAAACTGTGCACAAGTAGAAAGTACAATGACAAAGAAAAGGGCTGCTGATAGGATCCCCTTCCAGACTCTTCTGTCAAATTCTCCTTTGAGGCCTGCTAGTTCGGTTGACTGTAACTGTGTTGTTGCTAGGCCAGCTGACATCGCTGTTGGTGACTTGGTGATCAAATTGGAAGATAAACTTAACAATATTGCA AATAACCAAGAATCTGGTAGAGCTGAACAAGGGATGAAAGCCTGGACCATGGTGCCTAACACAGACAGCCTTCTCGATGATGAATCTATGAAGTCTATTATGCTGTTAAAAGGCATAAAAGGAACTCATCTGTTCATACCAAGGATTG TGATCAGGGAGCTGGATTCCATGAAGCATCGTGCGGGCCTGTTCAGGCGGTCCACCAAGGCGACCTCCACGCTCCAGTGGATCGAGGAGTGCATGGCGACCGAGAGCTGGTGGATCCACGTCCAGAGCTCGTCCGAGATGCTCCCCGTCGCGCCGACCCCGCCCGCCACCCCCGCAGCGCAGCGCATCGACGAAGAAATCAAGGTCGGCTCCGGCTCCTTCAACCCGATGGCACTGCTCACCCCGAGAGGCTTGTTCTCCCCGAGGGGCTTCGAGCTCGCGGACATCGTCTCCCCGAAACCCGAGGACCGCGTCCTCGACTGCGCGCTCCTGCTGACCAAGCTCCGGGGCGGCGACCACAACGTCGTCGTCCTGTCCAACAGCGTGGCGCTCAAGATCAAAGCCATGGCAGAG GGCGTGGTCTGCGAGGGGGCGAGGGAGTTCCGCGAGTCCCTGATGAACCCTTGCTCGGGGCGGTTCATGTgggcggcgagcgcgccgcgGGGCCCGGCATGGTCGCgcctggacgcggcggcgctggccgagGACTACTACaacagccaccaccaccaacaccTCCAGGCGAGGAAGAggcggcccgccgccgcggcggaggccgccaaGGGCCTGAAGCTGATCCTGCGGCACAACTCCCTGTACGCGCAGGcgacggacgccgccgccgccaggatgACGCCGCCGCTGGTGTGGTTGGCCTCGGTGTGA